One part of the Pecten maximus chromosome 9, xPecMax1.1, whole genome shotgun sequence genome encodes these proteins:
- the LOC117334387 gene encoding structural maintenance of chromosomes protein 5-like has protein sequence MLCSRAKERKFDVMAAVRRKRPIDAVHAEVSIRREQKSMKMNSEYVEGSIVRIKLENILTYDSVEFLTGPYLNVIIGPNGTGKSTIVCAICLGLGGKIGLLGRAQQAAEFIKYGKQKGKIELELFNTDGDNYVIVREIHRNNQSQWSVNGRGAPLKAVEELVTSKNIQVGNLCQFLPQEKVADFAKMTQEELLENTEKAVGPPDMYENHAKLKEARNESRSLQQGFDNLEERLAQNINKNSRLEQDVKNFQERERHLEKVAVLNKKRPWIEYDEKRKAYDVVKQERDTKVEALKQARVQFEPLQKRLDNIASKKEWADVEMKKKTNSLRDFATKAQANSKEIEAATDKNNEILDELNLKKTEENGRRKRIQDLQRQLDALQSEYQNTDEQENLQPLLEKTTNEMRVVNRKMTQIHEEGDGIRRGIADLKRQIDGYQQELKKMQNVENKRMEILRGKDKDTYNAVIWYKENKDQFRGNVHLPMMLSINPKDASYAKYIEMHISAKDFQAFVFEDSQDYTNFMNVIRDEQKLKVNAVKVPQAPLESFRPRYSIDHYRKYGFQGYLMDYMNCPDGVMRYLCAQYNVHTIPVGNRQTKDCIADIKRDHPELRTFFTDDYQYNFRVSRYDGTISSRSSKIRYPSWLTASADTTREKELDSQIREQQDELKKQEETYRDLQKQSKDFEVRMNRLREEKKQLTQKKDQKKKLLSQIQNKQQRIKTEEAEAINLQAEKEKTMKKTRGINIKKCQSLQSMKENTQKCLELIKGKVRLSLQHASIVKDQEIVEEELRDQSQHLVNLERSVEEAKLVVRQTKDSAKHLLEVAKRATGTAANAELSNSHRERFEQYPATLEGIDSMIHEEKARAASLFQADESIIKEYEVRKKEITSLEAELEKRRRVMAGHHEEVVRAKQQWLEPLKALIEKINNNFSYFFSCMNCAGEIELSQPDNPEDYEKYGVKIKVKFRDNEVLRELTPHHQSGGERSVATVLYMMALQELAKCPFRCVDEINQGMDPINERKVFELVVQTVCKKSSSQYFLLTPKLLPDLLYADNMTVLCVYNGPSMLNHTEWNLKKFLRRRRKIED, from the exons aACATATGATTCTGTTGAGTTTCTTACTGGGCCCTATCTCAATGTGATCATAGGACCCAATGGGACAGGAAAATCCACCATAGTTTGTGCAATATGTCTGGGTCTTGGTGGGAAAATTGGACTTTTAGGAAGAGCACAGCAGGCAGCAGAATTCATCAAATATGGCAAGCAAAAAGGAAAAATTGAGTTGGAATT GTTCAACACAGATGGAGACAATTATGTGATTGTGCGGGAAATACACAGAAACAATCAATCCCAGTGGAGTGTCAATGGACGGGGTGCTCCCTTGAAAGCT GTGGAAGAACTAGTCACAAGTAAGAATATCCAGGTTGGAAATCTATGTCAATTTCTACCTCAGGAGAAGGTTGCAGACTTTGCAAAAATGACACAAGAGGAATTATTGGAAAATACAGAGAAGGCT GTGGGGCCCCCAGACATGTATGAAAACCATGCAAAATTGAAGGAGGCTAGGAATGAAAGTCGAAGTCTACAACAAGGGTTTGATAATCTTGAAGAACGATTAGCacaaaacattaacaaaaataGCAGATTAGAACAAGATGTGAAGAATTTCCAGGAACGTGAACGGCACTTGGAAAAAGTTGCAGTGCTGAATAAGAAGAGGCCATGGATA GAATACGATGAAAAGAGAAAAGCATATGATGTGGTAAAACAGGAACGGGACACTAAAGTGGAAGCTCTAAAACAAGCAAGAGTGCAGTTTGAACCTTTACAGAAGAGGCTTGATAATATTGCATCAAAGAAGGAATGGGCTGATGTAGAAATGAAGAAAAAG ACAAATAGCCTGAGAGATTTTGCGACAAAAGCCCAGGCGAATAGCAAGGAGATAGAAGCTGCTACTGACAAG AATAATGAAATTTTGGATGAATTGAACCTCAAAAAGACAGAAGAAAATGGAAGGCGAAAGAG GATACAAGATTTACAGCGACAATTGGATGCTCTACAGTCTGAATATCAAAACACAGATGAACAGGAAAATCTGCAG cCACTACTAGAAAAGACAACCAATGAAATGCGAGTGGTCAACAGAAAAATGACGCAAATACATGAAGAGGGTGATGGGATCCGACGTGGTATAGCAGATTTAAAGAGGCAAATAGACG GATATCAACAGGAGCTGAAGAAGATGCAGAATGTGGAGAACAAACGAATGGAGATTTTGCGGGGAAAAGACAAGGACACTTACAATGCTGTAATCTGGTATAAAGAGAACAAAGATCAGTTCAGAGGCAATGTCCATCTCCCAATGATGTTATCT ATAAATCCAAAGGATGCCTCTTATGCCAAGTACATAGAGATGCACATTAGTGCTAAAGACTTTCAGGCCTTTGTGTTTGAGGACAGTCAAGATTACACCAACTTCATGAATGTTATTCGTGATGAACAGAAGTTGAAGGTCAATGCTGTCAAGGTTCCACAAGCTCCTCTCGAGTCCTTTAGACCAAGATACAGCATTGATCATTACAG GAAGTATGGGTTCCAGGGCTACCTGATGGACTACATGAACTGTCCTGATGGTGTGATGAGATACCTTTGTGcccagtacaatgtacataccatcCCAGTCGGCAACAGGCAAACCAAAGACTGCATCGCAGACATAAAGAGAGATCACCCAGAGCTACGCACTTTTTTTACTGATGATTATCAG TATAACTTTAGGGTGTCCAGATACGATGGGACAATTTCTTCAAGGAGTTCAAAAATTAG GTACCCATCATGGTTGACTGCATCTGCTGACACAACAAGGGAAAAAGAATTAGACTCACAAATCAGA GAACAACAAGATGAATTAAAGAAACAAGAAGAGACATACCGAGATCTTCAGAAGCAGTCAAAAGACTTCGAAGTTAGGATGAACCGATTGAGAGAAGAAAAG aAACAATTAACTCAGAAGAAGGACCAGAAAAAGAAGTTGTTATCTCAGattcaaaataaacaacaaag AATTAAAACAGAAGAGGCAGAGGCAATCAATTTGCAAGCTGAGAAAGAAAAGACCATGAAAAAGACCAGGGGTATTAACATCAAAAAGTGTCAATCTCTGCAATCCATGAAAGAAAACACACAG AAATGCCTGGAATTGATAAAGGGAAAAGTACGACTAAGTCTGCAGCATGCTTCCATTGTCAAAGACCAGGAGATAGTGGAGGAAGAATTGAGAGATCAGTCGCAGCATTTGGTGAACCTTGAG AGATCAGTGGAAGAGGCAAAGTTAGTGGTACGACAGACTAAAGATTCAGCTAAACACTTATTGGAGGTCGCCAAACGTGCTACTGGAACGGCTGCTAATGCTGAACTGTCAAATAGTCATCGTGAG AGGTTTGAACAATACCCTGCCACACTAGAGGGGATCGACTCTATGATTCATGAGGAAAAAGCGAGAGCTGCATCACTCTTCCAGGCAGATGAGAGT ATCATAAAGGAGTATGAAGTTCGTAAAAAAGAGATTACCAGTCTTGAGGCAGAGTTGGAAAAGCGACGACGTGTCATGGCAGGCCATCATGAGGAAGTTGTGCGGGCCAAACAGCAGTGGCTTGAACCACTTAAGGCTCTAATtgaaaaaatcaacaacaattTCAGTTATTTCTTCTCCTGCATGAACTGTGCTGGCGAGATTGAGCTCAGCCAACCCGACAACCCG GAGGACTATGAGAAGTATGGAGTTAAGATAAAGGTGAAATTCCGTGATAATGAAGTTCTGAGGGAGCTGACCCCTCACCACCAGTCTGGTGGGGAGAGGAGTGTAGCCACAGTCCTCTACATGATGGCTCTTCAGGAACTCGCAAAGTGTCCCTTCAGATGTGTCGATGAAATCAACCAG GGAATGGATCCTATCAACGAGAGGAAAGTGTTCGAGCTTGTGGTACAAACTGTTTGTAAAAAATCCTCATCACAGTATTTCCTGTTAACCCCAaag CTGCTGCCTGACCTTTTGTATGCAGACAATATGACAGTTCTTTGTGTGTACAATGGTCCGTCAATGCTGAACCACACTGAGTGGAATCTGAAGAAATTTTTGAGGAGGCGACGGAAAATTGAAGATTGA